From one Acipenser ruthenus chromosome 21, fAciRut3.2 maternal haplotype, whole genome shotgun sequence genomic stretch:
- the LOC131699026 gene encoding glutathione S-transferase theta-1-like yields MAARREPVEVYLDLLSQPCRAVHIFLKQNKIPYTLKPVAIRKGDQRSPEFTKLNPMQKVPVIVDNGFVLTESDAILKYLATKYKVQQHWYPREPERRARVDEYTAWHHTNTRPHAAKVFILEVVIPRMTGQATEAVKVERAVTELNGTLDKLESMFLKSQPFLCGDDISLADLLAICELMQPLAGGRDVLQDRPKLLAWRSRVQSALQDSFDEAHVVLYRLRDKAKL; encoded by the exons ATGGCTGCACGTAGAGAGCCCGTGGAGGTGTATTTAGATTTGCTCTCACAGCCTTGCAGAGCAGTTCACATTTTTTTGAAACAGAACAAAATCCCTTACACCTTGAAACCCGTGGCGATACGAAAAG GTGATCAGAGGAGTCCAGAGTTTACCAAACTTAATCCCATGCAAAAGGTTCCAGTAATAGTAGACAATGGGTTTGTTCTAACTGAGAG TGATGCCATATTAAAATATTTGGCCACCAAATACAAAGTTCAGCAGCACTGGTACCCCCGTGAGCCTGAGCGACGAGCCCGGGTGGACGAGTACACAGCCTGGCACCACACGAACACGCGCCCACACGCAGCCAAGGTTTTCATCCTGGAG GTTGTGATTCCCCGAATGACAGGCCAGGCCACGGAAGCAGTGAAGGTGGAGAGAGCGGTAACAGAACTAAACGGGACTTTGGACAAGTTGGAGTCGATGTTTTTAAAATCACAGCCCTTTCTGTGCGGAGATGACATCAGCCTGGCTGACCTGCTGGCTATATGTGAACTCATGCAG CCTCTTGCTGGAGGCCGCGATGTGCTGCAGGATCGTCCGAAGCTTCTTGCCTGGAGGAGTCGAGTGCAGTCGGCTCTGCAGGACTCGTTTGATGAAGCTCATGTGGTCCTTTACCGTCTCAGAGACAAAGCCAAACTGTGA